The nucleotide sequence GAGGTTTTGCTCCCCACTGAGAAATATTATCCCACTAAAGgaaaagtaataataaattgaaaaaagtggGATTCAAATCTTCTCCAATtgctgtctctctctctccaactgtCTTCTAATTAGACATAAACATGCAAATTAGATCCATGTTGATACTTTACGGATCCTGCATGACCCGTTGCGGGCACTTGTACTTTGAACCATTTCTTTTTCGTGGACCTTAAAATTTGTATGTCAATTAGAAGCAACTTGCTAGCTCATAGCACAGAAATAAAAGCACGTAAAACAGACAGTGTTGACTATTTAAGTACGGAGGAGGAGGAGGCCAAGTAGCAAAAGCATTGATTGATTGGCCTTTCCGTTCATAAATCAGCTCGATAGGTACATGAAATGATTTTTCATGGATCCGTGGAACTTCAACGTATTTCTTACATGCAATTAATTGATCATTCATTGGTCCAAAGGGCACGCAACAAAGTCCCACTAAAATATCTAGTATCTGTCCTCTGTATTGTCGtttccaatttttttccccattattGGTATAGTGTTGCCGTTTCCATTACACAACCCCACTTCAACTTTCCTTCAAGTCAACATTATGATAAGTAATTCtatcccccccacccccagaatacaaaatcaaaaaaaaaaagtgaatattATGATCAAATTAATGTCAATTAGTGAGATAAAGATTctatcaccccccccccaaggcgagtttatgatttatggggAGAGAGATTTACACTTCTTGGGAAAAGTTTGGGGGATGCAAATCACTTGTAGCGCAAATTCAAAGGTTGGGAGCACCTTGAGTTGTGCGTCTAAGGGTTTTCAGCCTTTGAATCTGCACTACACGCCATGTCGCACTAAAGAGGACGTCGATTTAGGAATGATGAGGTAGGTTCTActattgttttcaataaattCGTTTCATTATTTTGTGGAAAGAGTTTTTGTTTATTAACAATCTGCACAAGGATCAATGAGAGCGCACTTGGAAGTATCAATAGGGTAAGGCCTATCTTACGAGGTAATGGGTAAGGTTGAATACTAAGTATGACCTTTAGAAACAGGGAGGGAAAGCGGTTATTTCGCCTCTTTGTGTCTAGGGTCAGCTCCCACACTCccaaatagaatcatttttctcttattctttgCAGACCTCGTTCTAAAAGGTTGAAGAAAATattcttgatatttttattttagtacgTAATTTGCTACCGGTTTAAATTGATTCGAATCAGAATTGGATTGATACCCGATTCGGATTACCTGAACCTTGGGTTGTACAGATCTTTGGATCGCTCACTTTTTGGGCCATTTCTCATAAGCTCGCTCCCGGTGCAAGAGAAGTGAAGGCTTTGTACCCAATAGGACCAAGCATTGGTGGGAAGATGGAATAATGGGACTGTGAGGGCTGACGTGTACGATAAGTGAGAAGAGAAGGCACTCGCCCACAAGCGGAAGAGTTTAGAAGCACACGTACGGGTAATGGCCAACAGCTAAGCACCAAGCACtcgaggagagagataaacgtCACTCCTTTAGGCTTTGGGAATTGCATACACGTCcacccaaaagaaataaaaaataaaactttgggAACTGCAGACACGCTGACGTACGAGTCAAGGTTTCACGACGGCATTCTTTTGGATAATATACCACGTGGCTATTTCTCTATTTGCAGCACAGCCCGCCACTCCAGAATCGCAACTCGGTactttggagtttttttttttttttggtaggacggtacttgggagttgggacaCTGGTGGCCCACTCATCCGACGGTTTGGAGGATTCGATTCCGGTTATGTTTGGATGCCAAgaattgatattttcttttcttggcatccAATAATGTCCGGAACAAGAGATATTACAGTTTAGcttaattaaatattcttaGGAGCTAGGACTCTATGTCAAATTACCCTTTGCACTTAGTCCAAATTGTTTGTAGCAAGTGCTGAGGTGCAGTGAATAATCAACGGATGAGAAGGTCCGACCATACACCCAAGCCATTGGATACTCACTACATTTAACTGTCTCACTGTATACAATTTTGACGCCTTTGCATCATTGCACTTTCAATGTTCTGAAGTGTAATGATTGCCAAGAATATGTTATAGGTGAAGAAAGAATGCTTCATGATCACATGGTCATTGTACTGATGCCTAAGCCAATGAAAATACGTGAACAAAATTTCAACCAGAGGGATAAGCATCTTTTCATGAGATCCAGTGTATTGGTATAGAGGGCACAATTGGTAATGCTCGTTTCTCCATAACTAAGTAAGGTATCAAAGGTGGGTCCACTTCACCAACTAAAGTTGAGTATTTTGGACTAGCATATAACTGCTTACCAAAAACAAGATTAGCATATAAATCAACTAGGTTTAGGGGCACCAACTTGTGGGCCTGTAGCTATTATAGCAGAGCAAAAGAAACATCCAAGGATTTCAGCCACAATGGAACACTGAAAGGCATTATCAGGATTCCAGACCTATCATTTCAGTGGTCTCACGCTCCTACTGCCATGAAGGAGAGCACTGGGTCCCAGAATCCCTTATAAAATCAGGACCGTTGGATCTAGCCATCTAGTTTGACTATTATCAAAATATTTCATAGATCATATTGTTCAGTAACTTGGGACAATCTCATCGGATTGCACATTCCAACTGGCTATGGAGATTATGAAGTCGATTTAATAGTTTAATGAGGACACGTGTGCATAGATAtcattaattaagtttaatctTTAATCACTCCTTTCTAATCTCTAATCCCATATTTACATAATCTTATCTTTTCTTAcagccctttatttatttttacaattCATGTATCAGCATGAACTCCACGTGTGGTTGGTCAAACTTTTGCACCCCTCACGCTTTCGAGTGTCATAAAAGTCAACTCCCCTTCTCAACCAGCGTAGGTTAGCGTCCCCGGTTCCAACTATCCCAAAGGGTAGCGCACTGTTTCCGGGCGAACCCAACCCTCCCCTTTTCCAAATCATACATCACTTCGAACCCTTGTTGCTGGTAATTCCCCAGCAACGCAGCGGGCCCACCCGAATCCGCTACATCTCCACCGTTCATCACCATCAAACACCCCACCTTCCTCTTTCCACTGGTGAATCCAAAGAAGTAATTCCTAGTTGGTAGAATAATAGTGGCGTTCCCTACAAAGTGTAGGGCCAACTTGGGCACCTTTGCCACCAGTTTGGTTTCACCATCAATGTAATAGCACGGACTGAGCCCGGTCTTGTCCTCTGTCTCTCTCGACCGTTTGTAAATCCGGCTGACTCGGTGGTCAAACTCTGCTGCCACTGCTTCATACAGCTTCGCCGGGAGCATTGTAAATGTTGTGCCGGAATCCACCACCATTCCACCATCACCGTGCCTGTTCACTCTCTGCAATGTCTCCGGTGCCGGAATTTTACTCCCTCCGACTGAGACGGCTTCTAGCCCAACGCAATAGAAGTATGGGTATTTTGGGTTGTCGAGCATTTTTGTGTACTGAAACTCACCTTCCCCATCCACAGACTCTGTCTTTTTTTCATCATCCAGAGAGTAACGGCCGAGAATTAATGGGCTTGGCCGACGGATTTTCTGCTGATCGAAGGAGTGAGAAATCAAACAATAAGAGAACGAGCTACCGAGTTGGGGGGAAAGATTAGATAGCTGAGCTGGTAAAGAAAGGACGCCTCGGCCGAAACCCGCGACGCCGACTGGTTCGGCGAGTGCTGTGTGAGCACACCCAAAGGTGAAATTTTTCAGGCGAAGCGAAGGAGACGACATGGGTATCGAAATAGTGTCGCGGTACAGACGGGCAATGAGGCTGCCATCGGCATAAGCGTAGTAGAAAGGTGGGCAAGCGAAGGAAGAGCAATCGGAGGTTTCAATTGTAACCAGTGGGCAGCGAGAGATTGCGCAGACGTCGGATGATGGGAGCGATGAGTGGACGGCAGAGCAGGAAGGGGAGTTGCAGGGGACAAAAGCAGAGGAAGAGACGTTAAATGGAGCCGTGGCGGCGTTGATATCGTATTTGTCTTCGCAGAGTATGCATTCGAAAGGGGCGCAAGGGAACCAAACGAGGTCGCTGCCCGTGTCCATATAAAGGGAAATGGTTTGAGCTGGGTCGTCGCCGAGAGACAGGGTGAGGGTATAGTCGCTACcaggagaaagagggagagagatttgGCGGCGTTGGAGATGGCTACGGTGGTGGTTGCGAAACCTGGTGGTGGACTGAACAGAGGAGGATTTAAGAAGGTGGTGGGTGTGATTGAATTGGGTTTTTGTGTTCATCGCCGAATGACTCAGAGGAAGAACAATCTGTGAAGACGAAACAGAGAGATATGCAATGAAGAAGatactaaagaagaagaaagagattaaAGACGCCATTAATTCAAGAAATGAGTAAGAATGGCGAAGTAGATGCGAGCGGTCGAAGCTACTGGGCACTGGCTGAGGTTTTTATTGGCACTTGGAAAGGAGGGGAAAGCTAAATTTAATGGAAGCGTCGCAGCTTGGGGACTTTGTTTGGTGACGGTCAGACCTTGTGGACTACAGGTTCCATTTTTTAAGCAACGCCTCCACTATAGCCACGGTCTATATTATTTGTCACTGAGAGGACACTTCGTATCTTTTCAAAACTATCGACGGAGGAAAGGAACCTTGTGTAGTTGGTCATTCGTACAAAACACGTGGGCAATTTGGTCCGGAAAATGTCCAAAAGTAGGCAGATATACTTCTTCCAGGTTTTGGGCCCACGGACTTTCGCTTGCCAGCTGTACCAAGAGAGGGCTCAACTCAAAGATTGCCGCGTGGCTAAAGTTGCAGCCAAGTGGTAGGACTCATGGAGGTAAGGGATGACGACATCTCTGCTTCGGGGATTCCACTTAAGATTCTTGTGAGAGCCAGAAAAGCCAAACCAACACGCACACCAACACGGGCAGCCAGCCACCAGCAAGCATCCAGCAATACTTGAAGTCGacgccatctctctctctctctctaggttgtttctgtctctctctctctaggttgTTTCTGCGTGTGGAGCAAACTGAGGAGGGAGAGCAGAAGAGGAGAGGGGAAAGGTCACAGGAGGGGAGTGAGCGAGTGAGGGACCAGGGTGGGTGTCTCTTCCTATGAGTCGTTTTCAATCTTGTATGTGCCAGGCTGCCACCTGCTTGGGATATGTTAGTTCGAAGCACGAAGCCACCAATGatcaaaccctaaaacataaaaaggaaaaagattcaCACGACGCCTGTGTGTGATTAGTT is from Macadamia integrifolia cultivar HAES 741 unplaced genomic scaffold, SCU_Mint_v3 scaffold2045, whole genome shotgun sequence and encodes:
- the LOC122065500 gene encoding probable aspartyl protease At4g16563; the encoded protein is MASLISFFFFSIFFIAYLSVSSSQIVLPLSHSAMNTKTQFNHTHHLLKSSSVQSTTRFRNHHRSHLQRRQISLPLSPGSDYTLTLSLGDDPAQTISLYMDTGSDLVWFPCAPFECILCEDKYDINAATAPFNVSSSAFVPCNSPSCSAVHSSLPSSDVCAISRCPLVTIETSDCSSFACPPFYYAYADGSLIARLYRDTISIPMSSPSLRLKNFTFGCAHTALAEPVGVAGFGRGVLSLPAQLSNLSPQLGSSFSYCLISHSFDQQKIRRPSPLILGRYSLDDEKKTESVDGEGEFQYTKMLDNPKYPYFYCVGLEAVSVGGSKIPAPETLQRVNRHGDGGMVVDSGTTFTMLPAKLYEAVAAEFDHRVSRIYKRSRETEDKTGLSPCYYIDGETKLVAKVPKLALHFVGNATIILPTRNYFFGFTSGKRKVGCLMVMNGGDVADSGGPAALLGNYQQQGFEVMYDLEKGRVGFARKQCATLWDSWNRGR